A window of Aeromicrobium sp. Root236 contains these coding sequences:
- a CDS encoding TIGR03086 family metal-binding protein has product MTFDVLTTALDALRGVADGATDRLDQPTPCSDWTVGQVLMHAAGDQHAWAATVGTASMPTYNPFDPPQDAEGGVAQAVRSAADVAAETWAGVDAGADELPTPLPPVPALTPELAAGAAALDAAVHAWDVAVATGQPSPLTNPLAAQLRPAAEATADSLRGFAYAPALPEVDGDDEAAALLRYLGRDPAWS; this is encoded by the coding sequence GTGACGTTCGACGTACTCACCACAGCACTCGATGCCCTGCGAGGTGTCGCCGACGGCGCGACCGATCGGCTCGACCAGCCGACGCCGTGCAGCGACTGGACGGTCGGCCAGGTGCTGATGCACGCCGCTGGGGACCAGCACGCCTGGGCGGCGACGGTCGGGACCGCGAGCATGCCTACCTACAACCCGTTCGACCCGCCGCAGGACGCCGAAGGTGGCGTCGCGCAGGCCGTACGGTCAGCGGCCGACGTGGCCGCCGAGACCTGGGCTGGCGTCGATGCGGGTGCGGACGAGCTGCCCACGCCTCTCCCACCTGTGCCGGCTCTCACGCCCGAGCTGGCGGCCGGCGCCGCGGCCCTCGACGCCGCCGTCCATGCGTGGGACGTCGCCGTTGCCACCGGACAGCCCTCACCCCTGACCAACCCGCTGGCCGCGCAGCTTCGCCCTGCTGCAGAGGCGACCGCCGATTCGTTGCGGGGATTCGCGTACGCGCCGGCGTTGCCGGAGGTTGATGGGGACGACGAGGCCGCAGCGCTGCTGCGCTACCTGGGGCGCGATCCAGCCTGGTCGTGA